Proteins co-encoded in one Ananas comosus cultivar F153 linkage group 15, ASM154086v1, whole genome shotgun sequence genomic window:
- the LOC109721408 gene encoding uncharacterized TPR repeat-containing protein At1g05150-like, which translates to MMASGGGGRAEKVRRIFERFDANRDGGLNREEMAALVVAVNPRVKFSDEQISAILDEVFRTYAEFIRPDSGLSLDGLLRTYDDGAGDVDRDFDALSLRLDPEAAAPPEPSAARAGQATAASSSSVLLDDRLLPDDRHAPPPPRAAAAPWAASPNHGVVFDSSWALLDDLEILVKRLRSKHLPKAATAAATFDGGSNNNNNNNFDSFSEAGWSREMGPSDPTSSADRRFAWDETGRDYLTFLKELAVLRGRADGARSREEAFDNHMVIGRALYEHRLFRDALISFRRACELQPTGVRPHFRAGNSLYALGRHAEAKEEFLLALEAAEAGGSQSADILPQIHVNLGIAMEGEGMILGACEHYREAAILSSTHFRSLKLLGSALFGVGEYRAAEKALEEAVFLRPDYADAHCDLGSTLHALGEDERAIQEFQKVIDLKPRHVDALYNLGGLYMDMGRFARAAEMYTRVLGFRPNHWRAQLNKAVALLGQGESDEGKRALKEAFKMSQRVELYDAIVHLKTLQKKKKQKPSKESGTDGEGTFLIVEPSKFKRVGQKTTLRQDLANALDIRAFQRLTRLGRCDVELLRKEMSETDVPISYSGTGVPEKSIRKAPLEVILRRLLRSLKPDTFQGAIKAINERVLSVLDASGSGRVDLGMFFAVIAPICHGSTDRRKRVVYDALLWRPTNESGAAQIRRADALAYIKILRAVYIPSHGVSDMMEMHGESDPSLVSYAEFLEMFNDPDWGFGILGTLVKLEDGDRIRHGRHTCSICRYPIIGSRFKETKQRFSLCNRCYSEGKVPLGFKQEEYRFKEYGSESEAIKDKCTCFSLQSKSSEGDP; encoded by the coding sequence ATGATGGCGTCGGGTGGAGGTGGACGGGCGGAGAAGGTGCGGCGGATCTTCGAGCGGTTCGACGCGAACAGGGACGGGGGATTGAACAGGGAGGAGATGGCGGCGCTGGTGGTGGCCGTCAACCCCCGCGTCAAGTTCAGCGACGAGCAGATCTCCGCCATCCTCGACGAGGTCTTCCGCACCTACGCGGAATTCATCCGCCCGGACTCCGGCCTCTCCCTCGACGGCCTCCTCCGCACGTACGacgacggcgccggcgacgtCGACCGCGACTTCGACGCCCTCTCCCTCCGCCTAGATCCTGAAGCCGCCGCTCCCCCCGAGCCCTCGGCCGCCCGTGCCGGTCAggccaccgccgcctcctcgtCCTCCGTCCTCCTCGACGACCGCCTGCTCCCCGATGACAGGCACGCTCCGCCccctccgcgcgccgccgccgctccctgGGCCGCCTCCCCCAACCACGGCGTCGTCTTCGACTCCTCCTGGGCGCTCCTCGACGACCTCGAGATCCTTGTCAAGCGCCTCCGCTCCAAGCACCTCCCGAAGgctgccaccgccgccgccaccttcgACGGTGGCagcaacaacaataacaacaacaacttcGACTCCTTCTCCGAGGCCGGGTGGTCCCGCGAGATGGGCCCGTCCGACCCGACGTCTTCCGCCGACCGCCGGTTTGCCTGGGATGAGACCGGCCGCGACTACCTCACCTTCTTGAAGGAACTCGCCGTCCTCCGCGGCCGCGCCGACGGTGCACGCTCCCGCGAGGAGGCCTTCGACAACCACATGGTGATAGGCCGCGCTCTCTATGAGCACCGCCTCTTCCGTGACGCCCTCATCAGCTTCCGCCGAGCCTGCGAGCTCCAGCCCACCGGCGTGCGCCCCCACTTCCGCGCCGGCAACTCCCTCTACGCCCTTGGCCGCCATGCCGAGGCCAAAGAGGAGTTTCTGCTCGCTCTCGAGGCTGCGGAGGCCGGGGGGTCGCAGTCGGCTGACATCCTACCGCAGATCCACGTCAATCTCGGCATCGCCATGGAAGGAGAAGGAATGATCTTGGGCGCTTGCGAGCACTACCGCGAGGCGGCCATCCTCTCCTCCACTCACTTCCGCTCCCTCAAGCTCCTGGGCAGTGCCCTCTTCGGGGTTGGCGAGTACCGAGCTGCCGAGAAGGCGTTGGAGGAGGCGGTCTTCCTCCGGCCGGACTACGCTGACGCCCATTGCGATCTTGGGTCGACGCTCCATGCGTTGGGGGAGGACGAGCGGGCCATCCAGGAATTCCAGAAAGTGATCGACTTGAAGCCCAGGCACGTCGATGCTCTTTACAACCTCGGTGGTTTGTATATGGACATGGGCCGGTTTGCTAGGGCAGCAGAGATGTACACCCGGGTATTAGGCTTCCGGCCAAACCACTGGCGGGCACAGCTGAACAAGGCGGTGGCTTTATTGGGCCAAGGGGAATCCGACGAGGGGAAGAGGGCGCTCAAGGAGGCCTTTAAGATGAGCCAGAGGGTAGAATTGTATGACGCTATCGTTCACCTTAAGACCctgcagaagaagaagaagcagaagccgTCTAAAGAGAGTGGCACTGATGGGGAGGGGACTTTTCTTATAGTTGAACCGTCCAAGTTCAAAAGGGTGGGCCAAAAGACCACATTGAGGCAGGATTTAGCAAATGCCCTCGACATCAGGGCCTTCCAGAGGCTCACAAGACTCGGCCGTTGTGATGTGGAGCTCCTCAGGAAAGAAATGAGCGAGACCGACGTTCCCATATCCTACTCTGGGACGGGAGTCCCTGAGAAGTCGATCCGTAAAGCTCCTTTGGAGGTTATTCTTCGAAGGCTTCTTCGCTCCCTTAAGCCTGATACCTTCCAAGGAGCCATAAAAGCGATCAATGAAAGGGTTCTCTCTGTCTTGGATGCCTCCGGCTCGGGTCGGGTGGATCTTGGTATGTTCTTTGCTGTCATCGCCCCCATTTGCCATGGTTCTACTGATCGACGTAAGCGGGTGGTCTATGATGCACTTCTATGGCGGCCAACTAACGAGAGCGGGGCAGCACAAATCAGGAGGGCCGATGCCCTAGCATATATCAAGATACTGCGTGCAGTTTATATCCCTTCACACGGTGTTAGTGATATGATGGAAATGCACGGAGAATCTGATCCTTCGCTTGTCTCGTATGCTGAGTTTCTTGAAATGTTCAATGATCCGGATTGGGGTTTTGGGATATTAGGCACGTTGGTTAAGCTCGAAGATGGTGATCGCATTCGTCATGGTCGTCATACATGTTCAATATGCCGATATCCGATTATTGGGTCAAGATTCAAGGAGACAAAGCAACGGTTTAGCTTGTGTAACCGTTGCTACAGCGAAGGGAAGGTGCCATTGGGTTTCAAGCAGGAGGAGTATAGATTCAAGGAGTATGGAAGTGAATCCGAAGCTATCAAGGACAAGTGCACGTGCTTTAGTTTGCAGTCCAAGAGCTCCGAAGGTGATCCTTGA